The genomic segment GGGGGTAGTCCATATTCTGCCTCACCACCTGGGATTAGCGCCGCGAGAGCGGCGTATTCATATCCAACAACCTTCGCGGCGGCTTGTCAAGTCACCTCAGGAGCATTGGTGGTCTAATATATACCTTGACAAGTATGCAGCTGCCAGAGTACAGTTGTCCCATAGTACAAAGGACTGTACAAGTGGAGATGAGTGCCATGCACAGTGAGAACCCGCTATACACCATAGGTCAGGTCACGACCGAGCTTCTTGCGGGGGGCCATGAGTCGCCGCTGATGCAGGAGTTCGAGCACGCGGCCGCCAATCCCGGCGACTTCGTTATGCTGTGGGCCGGCGCATATCGCGGTCACGGTGGGCCGGAAACCGTGCTGTCATGGGCCTGGACCAAAGAGGCGGACAACGGGGCCGAGGAGGGGGCGCCGGGGCCACTTGACGAGTCGGTGCCGGCGCGACTTGAGCGGCTGCTGTCGCCGCTGGCACACGAGGCCAGGGTCAGGATACTGCAGGCGCTCCACGAGCGGCCACGTTCAGCTTCGGAGTTGGGAGAGGCGGTCGGCATGCGCGGGGGCAGCCTGTACTATCACCT from the bacterium genome contains:
- a CDS encoding winged helix-turn-helix domain-containing protein; amino-acid sequence: MHSENPLYTIGQVTTELLAGGHESPLMQEFEHAAANPGDFVMLWAGAYRGHGGPETVLSWAWTKEADNGAEEGAPGPLDESVPARLERLLSPLAHEARVRILQALHERPRSASELGEAVGMRGGSLYYHLKELQYANYIRGDGTGYALTDLGRQLFLTLSYVALQVVRDRGQEGLAVGGPGQQ